A single region of the Stenotrophomonas sp. Marseille-Q4652 genome encodes:
- a CDS encoding PadR family transcriptional regulator has translation MEHHDLLSGLIRLHVLHHAAEQEIYGQWMIDELAHHGYRLSPGTLYPMLHKMERDGYLVSRQEREGRTVRKLYTITPKGKEGLALAKERIREFTGEAMHK, from the coding sequence ATGGAGCACCACGATCTTTTGTCGGGGCTGATCCGCCTGCACGTCCTGCACCACGCGGCCGAGCAGGAGATCTACGGGCAGTGGATGATCGACGAGCTGGCCCACCACGGCTACCGTCTCTCTCCCGGAACGCTGTACCCGATGCTGCACAAGATGGAGCGAGACGGCTACCTCGTATCGCGCCAGGAGCGCGAGGGGCGAACCGTGCGCAAGCTCTACACGATCACGCCCAAGGGCAAGGAAGGCTTGGCGCTGGCCAAGGAACGCATCCGGGAGTTCACCGGGGAGGCGATGCATAAATGA